A single Streptococcus thermophilus DNA region contains:
- a CDS encoding DUF1366 domain-containing protein gives MKFEYESKSKEYDASGAAFATKVVLRNRDGAYVPVFLPAEKIDLSNTELLELALEVIYQENFPQRAENEKFNELDEKIKEYEALSKKATETIAKMEEQMTKQKEESSTAQATLMSIVEKLYDKNVLSDEDLTETPAPETK, from the coding sequence ATGAAATTTGAATACGAATCAAAGTCGAAAGAATACGATGCTAGTGGTGCAGCGTTCGCCACCAAAGTGGTTTTGAGAAACCGAGATGGCGCTTACGTACCCGTCTTTTTGCCCGCCGAAAAAATTGACTTATCAAATACCGAGCTACTTGAGTTAGCTCTGGAAGTCATTTATCAGGAAAATTTCCCTCAACGTGCGGAAAATGAAAAATTTAATGAACTTGATGAAAAAATCAAAGAGTACGAAGCATTAAGTAAAAAAGCTACAGAAACCATCGCTAAGATGGAGGAGCAAATGACGAAACAGAAAGAAGAATCAAGCACCGCGCAAGCAACGTTGATGAGTATTGTTGAAAAATTATACGATAAAAATGTATTGAGTGATGAAGACTTAACTGAAACGCCTGCTCCTGAAACCAAATAA
- a CDS encoding CD1375 family protein: MIAKLFAINVANGNYPFKRVPKVLKPKVKEKIATMVNDDELLAKLTQE, translated from the coding sequence ATGATAGCAAAATTATTCGCTATTAACGTAGCTAATGGGAACTATCCATTTAAACGAGTCCCTAAAGTTTTGAAGCCAAAAGTTAAAGAGAAAATCGCTACCATGGTAAATGACGATGAACTCTTAGCAAAACTTACACAAGAATAG
- a CDS encoding DUF7365 family protein — translation MVNQTEPDLIKWILTVFIPLSISSASFYFTSQSRASRLEHRITKLEVVDHEIEKIIETHNKRLDKYQEEQKITLALVQRMDHLNENIGELKGNIEEVKKLVDRNLRG, via the coding sequence ATGGTAAATCAAACCGAGCCAGATTTGATAAAATGGATTTTAACGGTATTTATCCCTCTCTCCATTTCAAGTGCGAGTTTCTATTTTACTAGTCAATCACGCGCCTCTCGATTAGAACACAGAATCACTAAATTGGAGGTCGTCGACCATGAAATCGAGAAAATAATTGAAACCCACAACAAACGGCTTGATAAATATCAAGAAGAGCAGAAAATAACTCTAGCTCTGGTCCAAAGAATGGACCATCTTAATGAGAATATCGGGGAGCTAAAAGGAAATATCGAAGAAGTTAAAAAATTAGTAGATCGAAACTTGAGAGGATGA
- a CDS encoding phage holin — translation MINFKLRLQNKATLVALVSAIFLMLQQFGLHIPTNIQEGVNTFVGILVILGIVTDPTTKGIADSGRALNYIKPLDDKEEK, via the coding sequence ATGATTAATTTTAAATTACGTTTGCAAAACAAAGCTACATTAGTAGCTCTTGTCTCGGCAATATTTCTTATGTTGCAACAATTTGGGCTTCACATTCCGACCAACATTCAAGAGGGAGTAAATACCTTTGTTGGAATTTTGGTTATTCTTGGAATCGTGACAGACCCCACCACTAAGGGGATCGCAGACAGTGGACGAGCATTGAATTACATCAAACCACTAGACGATAAGGAAGAAAAATAA
- a CDS encoding lytic exoenzyme target recognition domain-containing protein: protein MSVQQSIVNWFVNHRGKLTYSMYGSRNGSDGTADCSGSISQALKEAGVGIQGLPSTVTLGQQLANNGFYRVSRNQDWDALAGDIILMSWGVDMSQSGGAGGHVGVMMDSVNFISCDYSTQGAVGQAINTYPWNDYYASNKPAYIEVWRYADSAPQTNNQANTAVSPQQKAYYQANEVKYVNGIWQIKCDYLVPVGFDWTENGIPVAMVNWVDADGNDLADGADQDFKAGMFFSFEGDETNITDTGNGGYYGGYYWRQFEFGQFGTVWLSCWNKDDLVNYYQ, encoded by the coding sequence ATGAGCGTACAACAATCTATTGTAAACTGGTTTGTTAACCATAGAGGTAAATTGACCTATTCAATGTATGGCAGTCGAAACGGTTCAGACGGTACAGCTGACTGTTCTGGTTCGATTTCACAAGCATTAAAAGAAGCAGGTGTCGGTATTCAAGGACTACCATCAACAGTAACTCTAGGACAACAACTAGCAAACAACGGTTTCTATCGTGTAAGTCGCAATCAAGATTGGGATGCCTTGGCAGGAGACATAATCTTAATGTCATGGGGTGTTGATATGTCACAATCTGGCGGAGCTGGTGGTCACGTTGGTGTCATGATGGATAGTGTAAACTTCATTAGTTGTGATTATTCAACACAAGGAGCAGTGGGTCAAGCTATCAATACGTATCCTTGGAACGACTACTATGCCTCAAACAAGCCTGCATATATCGAGGTTTGGCGTTATGCTGACTCTGCACCGCAAACCAACAACCAAGCTAATACAGCAGTATCACCACAACAGAAGGCTTACTATCAAGCAAACGAGGTTAAATACGTTAACGGTATTTGGCAAATTAAGTGCGACTATTTGGTCCCAGTTGGATTTGACTGGACTGAGAACGGAATCCCTGTTGCAATGGTTAACTGGGTAGATGCTGACGGCAACGACCTCGCAGACGGTGCTGACCAAGATTTCAAAGCAGGCATGTTCTTTAGTTTTGAGGGTGATGAAACTAACATAACAGATACCGGAAATGGTGGTTACTATGGTGGGTACTATTGGCGCCAGTTCGAATTTGGTCAGTTTGGTACGGTTTGGTTATCTTGTTGGAATAAAGATGATTTGGTAAACTACTACCAATAG